A part of Carettochelys insculpta isolate YL-2023 chromosome 1, ASM3395843v1, whole genome shotgun sequence genomic DNA contains:
- the UPK2 gene encoding uroplakin-2: protein MKLFQLICFAGCLGIGWAVQLNSLDKISLDFFPNASLILAARMSTSFIVNIPKCISSSKFIPTTIRPAVAVLGDKVAVPAVTDTDQIQSIRSSSAAQVYFAGEFKSVSCRIARDLVSMDIDDGNYKLTTLVGYQVGVEVCEKTKGPFCNQALQPSSFYRVNFFILDENAIIRAHTGWSDVIQTNNVTTFMAYDGSFLGRAGGMIVITVLLSVAMFVLVVGLIVAAALGGKKS from the exons ATGAAGCTATTTCAGCTGATTTGctttgctggctgccttggcATAGGATGGGCTGTTCAACTGAACAGTTTAGACAAAATCT cacTAGATTTCTTTCCAAATGCAAGCCTGATTTTAGCAGCAAGAATGAGTACATCTTTCATTGTTAATATTCCAAAGTGTATTTCCTCCTCTAAATTTATACCCACCACAATTAGACCAGCAGTAGCAGTTCTTGGTGATAAAGTTGCTGTGCCAG CTGTGACAGACACCGATCAGATCCAATCCATCCGCTCTTCCTCTGCTGCCCAAGTGTACTTTGCAGGAGAATTCAAGAGTGTCTCATGTAGGATAGCCAGGGATCTTGTGAGCATGGACATTGATGATGGGAACTACAAGCTGACTACACTTGTAGGCTACCAGGTGGGGGTAGAAGTCTGTGAAAAAACAAAAGGCCCCTTCTGCAATCAAGCCCTTCAGCCATCGTCATTTTACAG GGTAAATTTCTTTATTTTGGATGAAAATGCAATAATAAGAGCACACACAGGCTGGTCGGATGTCATACAGACAAACAATG TGACAACCTTCATGGCATACGATGGATCATTCTTAGGGCGGGCTGGAGGAATGATAGTGATCACTGTACTGCTTTCTGTTGCTATGTTTGTGCTGGTGGTTGGCTTAATTGTAGCAGCAGCTCTTGGAGGGAAAAAATCATAA